The Geotalea uraniireducens Rf4 genome window below encodes:
- a CDS encoding glyceraldehyde-3-phosphate dehydrogenase, producing MNNKKQEAHLKEWQCLEEYAEQMLPMIGRLYRDHNIVTSVYGRSLVNNPTIDILKAHRFARLILESELTVRDTFPIIEAITRLDLAPARIDIGKLTVRYQAMGGTMTVDDFVRQELAAINTGRTTLLSEPQDIVLYGFGRIGRLLARILVEKAGSGEKLRLRAAVVRKGSADDLVKRASLLRRDSVHGQFHGIITIDEEENAIIANGNMIRIIYADAPENVDYTQYGIHNAILIDNTGKWRDREGLGRHLKAKGIAKVLLTAPGKGDIPNVVSGVNNELITSEESIFSAASCTTNAIVPVLKAVNDRFGIVNGHVETCHSYTNDQNLIDNYHKASRRGRSAPLNMVITETGAAKAVAKVLPELTGKLTGNAIRVPTPNVSLAILNLELAQPVDINAINGYLREISLDSPLQNQIDYTNSPEVVSSDFVGSRHAGVVDSLATITKGNRCVLYVWYDNEFGYSCQVVRMVQKMAGLELPSFPS from the coding sequence ATGAACAACAAGAAACAGGAAGCCCATTTAAAAGAGTGGCAATGCCTCGAAGAGTATGCCGAACAGATGCTCCCCATGATCGGCCGCCTTTACCGTGACCACAACATCGTAACCAGCGTCTACGGCCGTTCGCTGGTCAACAACCCAACCATCGATATCCTCAAAGCGCACCGCTTTGCCCGACTGATCCTTGAGAGTGAACTCACGGTGCGGGACACTTTTCCCATCATCGAAGCGATTACCAGACTTGACCTGGCCCCGGCGCGGATCGATATCGGCAAATTGACCGTCCGTTACCAAGCCATGGGCGGCACGATGACGGTAGACGACTTTGTCCGGCAGGAACTGGCAGCAATCAACACCGGTCGCACCACCTTGCTGAGTGAACCGCAGGACATCGTCCTTTACGGCTTCGGCAGGATCGGCAGGCTGCTCGCCCGCATCCTCGTCGAAAAAGCGGGGAGCGGTGAAAAGCTCAGGCTCCGGGCAGCCGTGGTGCGCAAGGGAAGCGCTGACGATCTGGTCAAGCGGGCCAGCCTGCTCCGCCGCGACTCGGTGCACGGCCAATTCCACGGCATCATCACCATAGACGAAGAAGAAAATGCGATCATCGCCAACGGCAACATGATCCGCATTATCTACGCCGATGCCCCGGAAAACGTCGATTACACCCAGTACGGCATCCACAACGCCATCCTCATCGACAACACCGGCAAGTGGCGCGACCGGGAGGGACTCGGCCGGCACCTGAAGGCCAAGGGAATTGCCAAGGTGCTCCTCACCGCCCCCGGCAAAGGGGATATCCCCAACGTCGTGTCCGGCGTGAACAATGAGCTGATCACCTCGGAGGAAAGTATTTTTTCAGCCGCCAGCTGCACCACCAACGCTATCGTCCCCGTGCTGAAGGCGGTCAACGACCGGTTCGGCATCGTCAATGGCCACGTGGAAACCTGTCACTCATACACCAACGACCAGAACCTGATCGACAACTACCACAAGGCTTCACGGCGCGGCCGGAGCGCCCCGCTGAACATGGTCATCACCGAGACCGGCGCCGCCAAGGCCGTGGCCAAGGTCCTTCCCGAGCTCACCGGCAAGCTGACCGGCAACGCCATCCGCGTACCGACCCCCAACGTCTCCCTGGCCATCCTCAACCTGGAGTTGGCCCAGCCGGTCGACATCAATGCGATCAACGGATACCTGCGGGAAATATCCCTCGACTCGCCGCTGCAGAACCAGATCGACTACACCAACTCCCCGGAGGTCGTCTCCAGCGACTTTGTCGGCTCCCGCCACGCCGGGGTGGTGGACTCCCTGGCCACCATCACCAAGGGGAACCGTTGCGTCCTCTATGTCTGGTACGACAACGAATTCGGCTACAGTTGCCAGGTGGTGCGCATGGTCCAGAAGATGGCCGGTCTGGAGCTTCCGTCGTTTCCCAGTTGA
- a CDS encoding 4Fe-4S dicluster domain-containing protein, with the protein MSHHAPKSGYRQLVERLNKFPQGAPPSPLLFKILAILFSEKEAAFLSRLPVMPFTARRAAKALQMQEKDARAILDGLAARALLLDLEQNGRTIYLLPPPMAGFFEFSLMRVRTDIDQKALSELFYEYLNVEEDFIRNLFTVGETQLGRTFVCEPALSAENAVQVFAYERASEVLRTARHIGVGLCYCRHKMSHMGKACDAPQEICLSLNSAAEPLVRHGHARSIDAAEALDLLQEAHDRKLVQFGDNVREGVNFICNCCGCCCESMIAARRFAHLHPVHTTNFIPVLRDDRCNGCGRCVAACPVAVAELITANDPLNPARKKARIDRENCLGCGVCVRSCPVAAIRLESRPQRVITPVNSAHRVVLMAIERGRLQNLIFDNQALMSHRAMAAVLGVILRLPPVKQLMASSQMKSRYLERLLSGVDIFSVGR; encoded by the coding sequence ATGTCCCATCATGCACCGAAATCCGGCTACCGGCAGCTGGTCGAACGACTCAACAAGTTCCCCCAAGGGGCGCCTCCTTCGCCGCTTCTGTTTAAGATCCTCGCCATCCTCTTCAGCGAAAAAGAGGCCGCGTTCCTCTCCCGGCTGCCGGTGATGCCGTTTACCGCCCGCCGTGCGGCAAAGGCTTTGCAGATGCAGGAGAAGGATGCCCGGGCCATTCTCGACGGTCTTGCCGCCCGGGCACTGCTTCTTGACCTGGAACAGAACGGCAGGACGATCTATCTTCTGCCGCCGCCCATGGCCGGCTTTTTCGAATTCTCCCTCATGCGGGTCCGCACAGATATCGACCAGAAGGCCTTGAGCGAACTCTTCTACGAGTACCTCAACGTGGAGGAGGATTTCATCCGTAATCTCTTTACCGTGGGGGAGACGCAGCTCGGCCGGACCTTCGTCTGTGAGCCGGCCCTTTCGGCTGAAAACGCTGTCCAGGTCTTCGCCTATGAACGGGCGAGCGAGGTGCTGCGCACCGCCCGCCATATCGGCGTGGGGCTCTGCTACTGCCGCCACAAGATGTCGCACATGGGAAAGGCCTGCGATGCTCCGCAGGAGATCTGCCTCTCCCTCAATAGTGCAGCCGAGCCGCTCGTCCGTCACGGACATGCCCGCTCCATCGATGCAGCCGAGGCGCTCGACCTCCTCCAGGAGGCCCATGATCGGAAGCTTGTCCAGTTCGGCGACAACGTCCGTGAGGGGGTGAACTTTATCTGCAACTGTTGTGGCTGCTGCTGCGAGTCGATGATAGCCGCCCGCCGCTTTGCCCACCTTCACCCGGTGCATACGACGAATTTTATTCCGGTTCTCCGTGACGACAGGTGCAACGGCTGCGGCAGGTGCGTTGCGGCGTGTCCGGTTGCGGTGGCGGAACTGATCACTGCCAACGATCCTCTCAATCCGGCGAGAAAAAAGGCGAGGATCGATAGGGAGAACTGTCTCGGTTGCGGGGTCTGCGTCCGGTCTTGCCCGGTGGCGGCCATCCGCCTTGAGTCCCGGCCGCAGCGGGTCATCACCCCGGTCAATTCCGCCCACCGCGTGGTGCTCATGGCCATTGAGAGGGGGCGTCTGCAAAACCTGATCTTCGACAATCAGGCGCTCATGAGTCACCGGGCCATGGCCGCGGTCCTCGGGGTGATCCTCAGGCTTCCTCCGGTCAAGCAGCTTATGGCAAGCAGTCAGATGAAATCCAGGTATCTCGAACGCTTGCTGTCCGGGGTCGATATCTTTTCAGTGGGGCGATAG